The proteins below come from a single Oscillospiraceae bacterium genomic window:
- the asnB gene encoding asparagine synthase B, which yields MCCIMGYAGHDLPKETFAEYLLRTASRGPDDQRVIETEFGLLGFGRLAIMGLTPEGMQPFTRGADCVACNGELYGFRPVKAELEAEGYTFASDSDCEIILPLYYKYGLTMFKHLDAEFAMILYDSRKKLLIAARDPIGIRPLFYGYSESGHIAFASEAKNLVGLCKKIYPFPIGSYYCNGQFVRYCDIADTPAYTQDELPEILTNIREKLVAGVDKRLDADTPVGFLLSGGLDSSLVCAIAAKKLAKPIRTFAIGMSEDAIDLKYAKQVADYLHADHTEVIINREIVLRALEDVIAMLGTWDITTIRASVGMYLVCKYIHEHTDIRVLLTGEISDELFGYKYTDYAPSAAAFQTESQKRIRELYMYDVLRADRSISVNSLEARVPFGDLDFVKYVMAIDPEKKLNTYGKGKYLLRKAFEGDWLPESILWREKAAFSDAVGHSMVDDLKEYAETVYTDREFAERCGRYSYCRPFTKESLLYRELFEKYYPGQAGMIVDYWMPNRAWPHCDVSDPSARVLANYGASGQ from the coding sequence ATGTGCTGTATCATGGGCTATGCCGGGCATGATCTGCCCAAGGAAACCTTTGCCGAGTATCTGCTGCGCACCGCCAGCCGCGGTCCTGACGACCAGCGCGTCATCGAGACCGAGTTCGGACTGCTGGGCTTTGGCCGTCTGGCCATCATGGGCCTGACGCCGGAGGGAATGCAGCCCTTCACCCGCGGCGCGGACTGCGTGGCCTGCAACGGCGAGCTGTACGGCTTCCGCCCTGTCAAGGCCGAGCTGGAGGCCGAGGGCTACACCTTTGCGTCGGACTCCGACTGCGAGATTATTCTGCCGCTCTACTATAAGTACGGCCTTACTATGTTCAAGCATCTGGACGCCGAGTTTGCAATGATCCTCTACGACAGCCGCAAAAAGCTGCTTATCGCCGCGCGTGACCCCATCGGCATCCGTCCGCTGTTCTACGGCTACAGCGAGAGCGGGCACATTGCCTTTGCGTCCGAGGCGAAAAACCTTGTGGGACTGTGCAAAAAGATCTATCCGTTCCCGATCGGCAGCTACTACTGCAACGGTCAGTTTGTGCGGTACTGCGATATTGCCGACACCCCGGCCTATACGCAGGATGAGCTGCCCGAGATTTTGACGAACATCCGGGAAAAGCTTGTGGCCGGTGTGGATAAGCGCCTTGACGCCGACACCCCCGTCGGGTTCCTGCTGTCGGGCGGGCTGGATTCCAGTCTGGTCTGCGCCATTGCCGCCAAAAAGCTCGCCAAGCCGATCCGTACCTTTGCCATCGGCATGAGCGAGGACGCCATCGACCTGAAATACGCCAAGCAGGTGGCCGACTATCTCCACGCTGACCACACTGAGGTTATCATCAACCGGGAGATCGTGCTGCGCGCGCTCGAGGATGTCATTGCGATGCTGGGCACTTGGGACATCACAACGATCCGCGCCTCGGTGGGCATGTACCTTGTCTGCAAATACATCCATGAGCATACCGACATCCGGGTGCTGCTGACCGGCGAGATCTCCGATGAGCTGTTCGGCTACAAGTATACCGACTATGCGCCGAGTGCTGCCGCTTTCCAGACCGAGAGCCAGAAGCGCATCCGGGAGCTGTATATGTACGATGTCCTGCGCGCCGACCGCTCGATCAGCGTCAACAGTCTGGAGGCCCGCGTGCCGTTCGGTGATCTGGATTTTGTCAAGTATGTCATGGCCATCGACCCCGAAAAGAAGCTGAACACCTACGGCAAGGGCAAGTACCTGCTGCGCAAGGCTTTTGAGGGGGACTGGCTGCCCGAGAGCATCCTCTGGCGTGAGAAGGCCGCCTTCAGCGATGCGGTGGGCCACTCGATGGTGGATGATCTGAAGGAATACGCCGAGACCGTCTACACGGACCGCGAGTTTGCCGAGCGCTGCGGCCGCTACAGCTACTGCCGCCCCTTTACCAAGGAAAGCCTGCTCTACCGTGAACTCTTTGAGAAATACTACCCCGGTCAGGCCGGCATGATCGTTGATTACTGGATGCCAAACCGCGCATGGCCGCACTGCGATGTCAGCGACCCCAGCGCCCGTGTGCTGGCCAACTACGGCGCAAGCGGGCAATAA
- a CDS encoding 6-phosphofructokinase: MAKNAIVGQSGGPTSVINASLAGVYESCKRRGAGKVYGMLHGVAGLLERRTCVLDDKLKTALDIELLKRTPSSYLGSCRYKLPDWHTAEGEAVYVQLFEILKELDIGYFFYIGGNDSMDTIGKLADYGAHIGSDIRFMGVPKTIDNDLMVTDHTPGYGSAAKYIGVVMKEIIRDATVYGTKYVTIVEIMGRNAGWLTAAAALAKAEDCEGVDMICLPEVPFNVDHFVEKVERMQKEKPSIVIAVSEGVKLEDGRYVCELADDVHAVDAFGHKALTGTARFLANTVARRLDTKTRCIELSTLQRCAGHLTSRTDITEAYQVGGAAAKAAFEGHTGEMVALDRISNAPYQCGTSLHPISEVANLEKKVPLEWVNADHTAMTEEFLAYALPLVQAELTPIYVEGLPHHIYLPEA, encoded by the coding sequence ATGGCAAAAAACGCAATCGTCGGTCAGTCCGGCGGCCCGACTTCCGTTATCAACGCAAGTCTGGCCGGTGTCTATGAAAGCTGCAAGCGCCGCGGCGCGGGCAAGGTCTACGGTATGCTGCACGGCGTGGCCGGCCTTTTGGAGCGCCGCACCTGCGTGCTGGATGACAAGCTTAAGACCGCATTGGACATCGAGTTGCTCAAGCGCACCCCGTCCAGCTACCTCGGCTCCTGCCGCTACAAGCTGCCCGACTGGCACACCGCCGAGGGCGAGGCCGTCTATGTTCAGCTGTTTGAGATCCTGAAGGAGCTGGACATCGGCTACTTCTTCTACATCGGCGGCAACGACTCGATGGATACCATCGGCAAGCTGGCCGACTACGGCGCACACATCGGCAGCGATATCCGCTTTATGGGCGTGCCCAAGACGATCGACAATGACCTGATGGTCACCGACCACACCCCCGGCTACGGCAGTGCCGCCAAGTACATTGGCGTTGTCATGAAGGAGATCATCCGCGACGCCACGGTCTACGGCACGAAGTATGTGACGATCGTTGAGATCATGGGCCGCAACGCCGGCTGGCTGACCGCCGCCGCCGCACTGGCCAAGGCCGAGGACTGCGAGGGCGTGGATATGATCTGCCTGCCGGAGGTGCCCTTCAATGTCGATCACTTTGTAGAGAAGGTCGAGCGGATGCAGAAGGAGAAGCCCTCCATCGTCATCGCCGTGTCCGAGGGCGTCAAGCTGGAGGATGGCCGCTATGTCTGCGAGCTGGCTGACGATGTACACGCAGTCGATGCCTTCGGCCACAAGGCCCTGACCGGCACGGCGCGCTTTTTGGCCAACACGGTCGCCCGCCGTCTGGACACCAAGACCCGCTGCATCGAACTTTCGACCCTGCAGCGCTGCGCCGGCCATCTGACCAGCCGCACCGACATCACCGAGGCCTATCAGGTCGGCGGCGCCGCCGCCAAGGCCGCCTTTGAGGGCCACACCGGCGAGATGGTCGCGCTGGACCGCATCTCCAACGCGCCGTACCAGTGCGGCACCAGCCTGCACCCGATCAGCGAGGTCGCAAACCTCGAGAAGAAGGTCCCGCTCGAGTGGGTCAACGCCGACCACACCGCCATGACCGAGGAGTTCCTCGCCTACGCCCTGCCGCTGGTTCAGGCGGAGCTGACCCCGATCTATGTAGAGGGCCTGCCGCATCACATCTACCTGCCGGAGGCGTAA
- a CDS encoding phospholipid carrier-dependent glycosyltransferase, whose protein sequence is MTKQRTKQNTALWVVLALALALRLALALVTEGYPYDMSCFVAWGDKLAAQGPAAFYSEGYFADYPPGYLWVLGLVGAVRAALGIAYESRWTYLLLALVPSVCDCVSAALVYAVARRGTVGRQMALALAAFTAFDPLLLFDTAVWKQIDGAFTLPLLLCFLLLEQRRYLPAAVWFGLALAIKPQALLFGPVLAACFLAGIAVEQDRLRAFGRCFGGAALALLVPLLTGIPFFGLARLGPRLVEKYTDTMSGYPYASINAFNWLAALGGNWKNLSEPALFGMSWQQLGWVHILLVTAGLAYFAVCSSRSGRFSPLLLAAYYGIGIFTLSHCMHERYMVPGVLLTLLAAARWNDIRLYAAGVGLSLTGFINLAAVYSLTGTEDEWLTSATSATVAILTGLVETVCFVLLLFAVWDITRHGHTLALPAGRVNAAATPDAQPAWTRREVGALLALTAATAVLSFAYLGSRTAPQQPLDATNTALTETVTLQGDAVSLWVYPGVSFGGRMTVTDAQGNTVFEKELDYGTCFSWTANAVTAAAGQSLTVTVQNAQMFELAFRDVAGGLVPTVGGGALFDEQDAVPDAISQLNSMYFDEIYHGRTGYEQLHRMPVYETTHPPLGKDLIMLGIALFGMTGFGWRFSGTLFGVLLVPLAWCFVRRLTRRPGAAATAGVLLALDFMRFSQSRLATIDIYGTFFILLGAYCMVWYCQRVLTDGVQHALLPMVLGGVAFGLGCAAKWTGIYAGAGLAVLYLGVLWARRQQGRPGFWAEFRLAALGGVLFYVVLPLCIYVASYLPYWWRQPDFSLGDWWRCQLSMYSYHATLKATHPFESRWYTWLLGLRPVWYYRNGSLPYGMKASIAGMAGPVIWVVGLAALVALFWHQVSGRGSRQGAAVLILYGTQLIPWMLVTRCTFLYHYFPSSMFCLAALALVLARMRHRDWARWLCAGLCAAAAVLFAVYYPALSGLPIPAWWADALEVLPSFGFY, encoded by the coding sequence ATGACGAAACAACGAACAAAACAGAATACAGCCCTCTGGGTGGTGCTGGCCTTGGCGCTGGCACTGCGTTTGGCGCTTGCCCTTGTCACCGAAGGCTACCCCTATGACATGAGCTGCTTTGTTGCGTGGGGGGATAAGCTGGCCGCCCAAGGCCCCGCCGCCTTCTACAGCGAGGGGTACTTTGCCGATTACCCGCCCGGCTACCTCTGGGTGCTGGGGCTGGTGGGGGCGGTGCGCGCCGCGCTTGGCATCGCGTATGAATCGCGGTGGACCTATCTGCTGCTGGCGCTGGTGCCGTCGGTTTGCGACTGTGTGTCGGCGGCGCTGGTCTATGCGGTGGCCCGGCGCGGTACGGTGGGGCGGCAGATGGCACTGGCGCTGGCTGCGTTCACGGCGTTCGACCCGCTGCTGCTGTTTGATACCGCTGTCTGGAAGCAGATCGATGGGGCCTTTACGCTGCCGCTGCTGCTCTGCTTCCTGCTGCTGGAGCAGCGCCGCTACCTGCCCGCCGCCGTCTGGTTCGGTCTGGCGCTGGCCATCAAGCCGCAGGCGCTGCTGTTTGGTCCGGTGCTGGCGGCCTGCTTTTTGGCGGGCATCGCGGTGGAGCAGGACCGCCTGCGCGCCTTTGGCCGATGCTTCGGCGGCGCAGCGCTGGCGCTGCTGGTACCGCTGCTGACCGGCATACCCTTTTTCGGTCTGGCACGGCTTGGCCCGCGCCTTGTCGAAAAATACACAGATACGATGTCCGGTTACCCCTACGCCAGCATCAACGCCTTCAACTGGCTTGCGGCGCTGGGCGGCAACTGGAAAAACCTGTCCGAGCCTGCGCTGTTTGGTATGAGCTGGCAGCAGCTGGGCTGGGTGCATATCCTGCTGGTCACGGCGGGGCTTGCCTATTTTGCGGTATGCAGCAGCCGCAGCGGCCGTTTTTCGCCGCTGCTGCTGGCGGCCTACTACGGCATCGGCATCTTTACGCTCTCCCACTGCATGCATGAGCGGTACATGGTGCCCGGTGTGCTGCTGACCTTGCTGGCAGCGGCCCGGTGGAACGACATCCGGCTCTATGCGGCGGGGGTGGGGCTGTCGCTGACCGGGTTTATCAATCTGGCGGCAGTCTACTCGCTGACCGGTACCGAGGACGAATGGCTGACGAGTGCAACCAGCGCTACGGTCGCAATCCTGACCGGCCTTGTGGAAACGGTCTGCTTTGTGCTGCTGCTGTTTGCGGTGTGGGACATCACCCGCCACGGCCACACGCTGGCCCTGCCTGCCGGGCGTGTCAACGCCGCTGCAACGCCCGATGCCCAGCCCGCCTGGACCCGCCGCGAGGTGGGGGCGCTGCTGGCCCTGACGGCGGCCACGGCGGTGCTGAGCTTTGCCTATCTCGGCAGCCGCACCGCGCCGCAGCAGCCGCTTGATGCCACGAACACCGCGCTGACCGAGACAGTCACCCTGCAGGGGGACGCCGTTTCGCTGTGGGTCTACCCGGGCGTTTCCTTCGGCGGGCGGATGACGGTGACGGACGCGCAGGGAAACACGGTGTTTGAGAAAGAACTGGACTACGGCACCTGCTTCAGCTGGACTGCCAACGCAGTGACCGCCGCAGCGGGGCAGAGCCTGACCGTCACGGTGCAGAACGCCCAGATGTTTGAGCTGGCCTTCCGCGATGTGGCGGGCGGGCTTGTGCCGACCGTGGGCGGCGGTGCGCTGTTTGATGAGCAGGACGCCGTGCCCGATGCGATCAGCCAGCTCAACAGCATGTATTTTGATGAGATCTACCACGGCCGCACCGGCTATGAGCAGCTGCACCGGATGCCTGTCTATGAGACGACCCATCCGCCGCTCGGCAAGGATCTTATCATGCTGGGGATTGCGCTGTTCGGCATGACCGGGTTCGGCTGGCGATTCTCCGGTACGCTGTTCGGTGTGCTGCTGGTGCCGCTGGCATGGTGCTTTGTGCGCCGCCTGACCCGCAGGCCCGGGGCGGCGGCGACGGCGGGGGTGCTGCTGGCGCTCGACTTTATGCGCTTTTCCCAGAGCCGCCTTGCCACGATTGACATTTACGGCACCTTCTTTATCCTGCTGGGCGCGTACTGCATGGTGTGGTACTGCCAGCGGGTGCTGACCGACGGCGTGCAGCATGCGCTGCTGCCGATGGTGCTGGGCGGCGTTGCTTTCGGGCTGGGCTGCGCAGCCAAGTGGACCGGCATCTATGCGGGGGCCGGGCTGGCGGTGCTTTATCTGGGCGTGCTTTGGGCGCGCCGGCAGCAGGGCCGCCCCGGCTTTTGGGCAGAGTTCCGTCTGGCGGCGCTGGGCGGGGTGCTGTTCTATGTGGTGCTGCCCCTCTGCATCTATGTAGCGTCCTACCTGCCGTACTGGTGGCGGCAGCCGGATTTCAGCCTCGGCGATTGGTGGCGGTGCCAGCTTTCGATGTACAGCTACCACGCCACGCTCAAGGCAACGCACCCGTTTGAGAGCCGCTGGTACACTTGGCTGCTGGGGCTGCGCCCCGTATGGTACTATCGCAACGGCAGTCTGCCCTATGGCATGAAGGCCAGCATTGCGGGCATGGCCGGGCCGGTCATCTGGGTCGTGGGTCTGGCGGCGCTGGTGGCGCTGTTCTGGCATCAGGTCAGCGGGCGCGGCAGCCGTCAGGGCGCAGCGGTGCTGATCCTGTACGGTACGCAGCTTATCCCATGGATGCTTGTCACGCGCTGCACCTTTTTGTACCACTATTTCCCCAGCTCGATGTTCTGTCTGGCGGCGCTGGCCCTTGTGCTGGCCCGTATGCGCCACCGGGACTGGGCGCGGTGGCTGTGCGCAGGCCTTTGCGCCGCGGCGGCTGTGCTGTTTGCCGTCTACTATCCGGCTCTATCCGGTCTGCCCATCCCCGCCTGGTGGGCCGACGCATTGGAAGTGCTGCCGAGCTTTGGGTTCTATTAA
- the cysS gene encoding cysteine--tRNA ligase, producing the protein MQIFNTMTRRKEEFTPQKEGEYRIYVCGPTVYNYIHIGNARPMIVFDTLRRYLEYCGSKVYYVSNITDIDDKLIKKGQEEGTSMQEVARKFEAEYIKDSDGLNVMAPTVRPRATEHIGEIIGIVKDLVESGHAYVARNGDVYFRVKSDPDYGKLSHLNLDDLESGNRALRSQMDDDLKEDPADFAVWKAAKPGEPYWESPWGHGRPGWHIECSAMARKHLGKTIDLHAGGQDLIFPHHENEIAQSECANGCTFSRYWMHNGFLNINNEKMSKSANNFFTVREIADKYGYEPIRYFMLTAGYRMPLNYTVELIESCKSSLERMYTCRDNLDFAIEHAHGTDTALAAKCEEARAKFKTAMDDDLNTPDALAAIFDLVKDINTLSDASDKATLETAAKTFDELTGVLGLLYNRKKTDSIPAEVTALVEERAAAKKAKDWGRADAIRAQLTEMGWSVTDTAQGPKIAKL; encoded by the coding sequence ATGCAGATCTTCAATACGATGACACGCCGGAAAGAGGAATTCACCCCCCAGAAGGAGGGCGAGTACCGCATCTATGTCTGCGGCCCGACGGTCTATAACTATATCCATATCGGCAATGCCCGCCCGATGATCGTCTTTGACACATTGCGCCGTTATCTGGAATACTGCGGCAGCAAGGTCTACTATGTCTCCAACATCACCGATATTGATGACAAGCTCATCAAGAAGGGACAGGAGGAGGGAACCTCCATGCAGGAGGTTGCCCGCAAGTTTGAGGCCGAGTACATCAAGGATTCCGACGGCCTGAATGTCATGGCGCCGACCGTGCGTCCCCGTGCGACCGAGCATATCGGCGAGATCATCGGTATCGTCAAGGATCTGGTGGAGTCCGGCCACGCCTATGTGGCGCGCAACGGCGATGTCTATTTCCGCGTCAAGTCTGACCCGGACTACGGCAAGCTGAGCCACCTCAACCTCGATGATCTGGAGAGCGGCAACCGTGCCCTGCGCAGCCAGATGGACGATGATCTGAAGGAGGACCCCGCCGATTTCGCAGTCTGGAAGGCTGCCAAGCCCGGCGAACCCTACTGGGAGAGCCCCTGGGGCCACGGCCGCCCCGGCTGGCATATCGAGTGCAGCGCCATGGCCCGCAAGCACCTTGGCAAAACCATCGACCTGCACGCCGGCGGTCAGGACCTGATCTTCCCCCATCATGAGAATGAGATCGCCCAGAGCGAGTGCGCCAACGGCTGCACCTTCAGCCGGTACTGGATGCACAACGGCTTTTTGAACATCAACAACGAGAAGATGTCCAAGAGTGCGAACAACTTCTTCACCGTGCGTGAGATCGCGGACAAGTACGGCTATGAGCCGATCCGCTACTTTATGCTCACGGCCGGCTACCGCATGCCGCTGAACTATACCGTTGAGCTGATCGAGAGCTGCAAGAGCAGCCTTGAGCGGATGTACACCTGCCGCGACAACCTCGATTTTGCTATCGAGCATGCCCACGGCACCGATACGGCGCTGGCTGCCAAGTGTGAGGAGGCCCGCGCCAAGTTCAAGACGGCGATGGATGACGACCTGAACACGCCGGATGCACTGGCTGCCATCTTTGATCTGGTCAAGGACATCAACACGCTGTCCGATGCCTCCGACAAGGCTACGCTGGAGACGGCCGCCAAGACCTTTGACGAGCTGACCGGCGTGCTGGGGCTTTTGTACAACCGCAAAAAGACCGACAGCATCCCCGCCGAGGTCACGGCGCTGGTCGAGGAGCGCGCCGCTGCCAAAAAGGCCAAGGACTGGGGCCGTGCAGACGCCATCCGTGCCCAGCTGACCGAGATGGGCTGGAGCGTTACCGACACCGCACAGGGCCCGAAAATTGCAAAACTGTAA
- the pgsA gene encoding CDP-diacylglycerol--glycerol-3-phosphate 3-phosphatidyltransferase, whose amino-acid sequence MNLPNKLTMLRVILVPVFMVFAALCRYGTQDFNAGLMLAAGIVFAVASFTDFLDGYLARKNNLVTDFGKFMDPLADKCLTTAAFLYMLADGVCHPVVLAVILFREFAVAGVRMLAAETGTVIAANMWGKVKTVLQMLTIIFYYFVGALAGPTDIMAVSLITQILCWLCGAATLLSGGIYLWQNRKLFMQAK is encoded by the coding sequence ATGAATCTGCCCAATAAACTTACGATGCTGCGTGTGATACTTGTGCCGGTGTTTATGGTGTTTGCCGCGCTGTGCCGCTACGGTACGCAGGACTTCAACGCAGGCCTTATGCTGGCAGCCGGCATCGTCTTTGCCGTGGCCAGCTTCACCGACTTTCTGGACGGCTATCTGGCCCGCAAAAACAATCTGGTCACCGATTTCGGCAAGTTCATGGACCCGCTGGCCGATAAGTGCCTGACCACCGCGGCCTTCCTTTATATGCTGGCGGACGGTGTCTGCCACCCGGTCGTGCTGGCAGTCATTCTTTTCCGTGAGTTCGCCGTGGCCGGTGTGCGGATGCTCGCTGCCGAGACCGGCACTGTCATCGCCGCCAACATGTGGGGCAAGGTCAAGACGGTTCTGCAGATGCTGACCATCATCTTCTACTACTTTGTCGGCGCGCTGGCCGGCCCCACCGACATCATGGCCGTCAGCCTCATCACGCAGATTTTGTGCTGGCTTTGCGGCGCAGCCACGCTGCTGTCCGGCGGCATCTACCTGTGGCAGAACCGCAAGCTGTTCATGCAGGCAAAGTAA
- the rimO gene encoding 30S ribosomal protein S12 methylthiotransferase RimO: protein MKIAIISLGCPKNQVDADVFCHALIKDGHTTVGDPAEADIIIINTCGFIESAKTEAIENILMACQYKQENPDLKVIVTGCLAERYKQQIIQEIPEVDAVVGIGSNAALPAIVRRVCASGAGQIESYGPKSDMQLGGARVISTPRHYAYLKIAEGCNNGCYYCAIPLIRGALRSRELNDCVAEARWLAGEGVRELILVAQDPTAYGEDWGKPGAICELLDRLQEIEGIRWIRILYAYPERISDAFIAAMVRNTKVVPYLDLPIQHCDDAVLKAMNRRGGRREIEDAIARLRAAIPGITLRTTLIAGFPGETEEQYAELCDFVKTVKFDRLGCFAYSAEENTVAAKMPNQLDEETKQRRADHIMELQAEVSAAREGEKVGNTYECICDGVDDETGMYLLRTKADCPEIDGNVLTPADTPLETGAFYNVTITDADTYDLYGYAEEKLED, encoded by the coding sequence ATGAAAATTGCCATTATCTCCCTCGGCTGCCCGAAAAATCAGGTGGATGCCGATGTTTTCTGCCATGCCCTCATCAAGGACGGCCACACCACCGTGGGCGACCCGGCCGAGGCCGATATCATCATCATCAACACCTGCGGCTTTATCGAGTCTGCCAAGACGGAGGCCATCGAGAACATCCTCATGGCCTGCCAGTACAAGCAGGAAAACCCCGACCTCAAGGTGATTGTCACCGGCTGCCTGGCCGAGCGCTACAAGCAGCAGATCATTCAGGAAATTCCCGAGGTGGACGCCGTGGTCGGCATCGGCTCCAACGCCGCACTGCCCGCCATCGTCCGCCGCGTCTGTGCGTCCGGTGCCGGCCAGATCGAGAGCTACGGCCCCAAGAGCGATATGCAGCTGGGCGGTGCCCGCGTTATCTCGACCCCGCGCCACTATGCGTACTTAAAAATTGCCGAGGGCTGCAACAACGGCTGCTACTACTGCGCTATCCCGCTGATTCGCGGTGCGCTGCGCAGCCGTGAGCTGAACGACTGCGTAGCCGAGGCCCGCTGGCTGGCGGGGGAGGGGGTGCGCGAGTTGATCCTTGTTGCGCAGGACCCCACCGCCTACGGCGAGGATTGGGGCAAGCCCGGCGCGATCTGCGAGTTGCTCGACCGCCTGCAGGAGATCGAGGGTATACGCTGGATCCGCATCCTTTACGCCTACCCGGAGCGCATCAGTGATGCCTTTATTGCGGCGATGGTCCGCAACACCAAGGTCGTGCCCTATCTGGACCTGCCCATCCAGCACTGTGATGATGCCGTGCTGAAGGCCATGAACCGCCGCGGCGGCCGCAGGGAGATCGAGGATGCGATCGCCCGCCTGCGTGCGGCCATCCCCGGCATCACGCTGCGCACGACCTTGATCGCCGGCTTCCCCGGTGAGACCGAGGAGCAGTATGCCGAGCTGTGCGACTTCGTCAAGACCGTGAAGTTTGACCGCCTTGGCTGCTTTGCCTACTCCGCCGAGGAGAACACCGTGGCGGCGAAGATGCCCAACCAGCTGGACGAGGAAACCAAGCAGCGCCGCGCCGACCACATTATGGAATTGCAGGCCGAGGTCAGCGCCGCGCGCGAGGGCGAGAAGGTCGGCAACACATACGAGTGCATCTGTGACGGGGTGGACGATGAGACCGGCATGTACCTGCTGCGCACCAAGGCCGACTGCCCGGAGATCGACGGCAATGTGCTGACCCCCGCCGATACCCCGCTGGAGACCGGCGCGTTCTACAATGTCACCATCACCGATGCCGATACCTACGACCTGTACGGCTATGCGGAAGAAAAGCTGGAGGACTGA
- a CDS encoding recombination regulator RecX, with the protein MPRLTQIKETKKGRLALFFDGEFAFSLDEQTFADAALHQDDLLEDWQIEELRKKSETRRALDKAMDYLSLRDHAAGELYQKLCRRFDAHSAAYAVARAGELGLLNDAGFARRRAAELLRKRKSRREIMQDLNAKGIDRDTAAEVVEELFAENDDGESPELETARALVARQYASKLAAGKRDQVAAALARRGFNHAVIREVLSDNE; encoded by the coding sequence ATGCCGCGCCTGACACAGATCAAGGAAACGAAAAAAGGCCGTCTTGCGCTGTTTTTTGATGGAGAATTTGCTTTCTCCCTCGATGAGCAGACTTTTGCCGATGCCGCGCTCCATCAGGATGACCTGCTGGAGGACTGGCAGATCGAGGAGCTGCGCAAGAAAAGCGAGACCCGCCGTGCGCTGGACAAGGCGATGGACTACCTTTCGCTGCGCGACCATGCGGCGGGGGAGCTGTACCAAAAGCTCTGCCGCAGGTTTGATGCCCACAGCGCCGCCTACGCGGTGGCGCGGGCGGGGGAGCTGGGCCTCTTGAATGACGCGGGCTTTGCCCGCCGCCGCGCGGCCGAGCTGCTGCGCAAGCGCAAGTCCCGCCGCGAAATTATGCAGGACTTGAACGCCAAAGGCATCGACCGCGACACTGCCGCCGAGGTGGTGGAGGAGCTGTTTGCTGAGAACGATGACGGCGAAAGCCCCGAGCTGGAAACAGCCCGCGCGCTGGTCGCGCGGCAGTATGCGTCAAAGCTCGCCGCCGGTAAGCGCGATCAGGTCGCCGCCGCGCTGGCACGGCGCGGCTTCAACCACGCGGTCATACGCGAGGTGCTATCCGATAACGAGTAA